CCTTGAGAACATGTTCGCTTCTGCCTGTATGGTAAGGCATATTGGAATTTTTTAGTATAACACCTTCACCGCCCCGTGATTGCACGTCAATAACAAAATGGTCCAGATCAGATCTATCTTGAACCAAAGTCTGGGGGATCACCCTGACATGGGAATTGGGATGTGATGCAAACCACTTTTTTACCCGCTCAAGCCGCTTGAGGAATGTCCCTTTCTGATTTGGTGCTTCAAAAATATGGTAATTTATTTTTTCCCAGCCGGAGCCGGGCTTGGCATCAAGCACCACAGACTGGATAAATTCAAACTCCCCTTGTTTGCTCCACAACTCGCCATCCAGTTCAAAGGCGGGAAAATTTTCAATGAACCATGGGGGTGGATGAAGGGGCCGTCCCTTCCGGGTCAACAAACGGTTGCCGTCCCAGTATCCCCTTATCCCATCCAGTTTTTCGCTCATTACCCACCCTGTAATGTCTTCATTTCCGGTATAGGACCGGGCCTTTTGCAAGTGCGGCGTTTCTGCCGTGCAAACCGTGCACAAAAAGACGCTCAGCATGGTTCCAATCAAACACATCTTGTTAATTTTACAATAAATGGTTTTGACGAAATCAGGCATAAGTCCCCTATTTTGTTTGATTTGAGAATTAAGAAGGACTGTAAAATAACTTTTCGGCTCTTGTCAAGGAATGTCACTCTATTTGCTGATACATACAATTCGTAATTATAAAATTATTTTATTTGACATTACTTTTTTATTATTGAAAAACTAACTACTAAAGTTTATGAAAATATTCTTTTAGGTGAGTTAGTATGGTATCCACACATTTTAATAAAAACTGCCCACGGCAAATGGAATACCCAACTACCCCTGATGCCAAAGTAAACGGCAGCAGGAACGTCTTGGTGCAAAGTATTCCAAACTTAAAGGACACAACAGTCCAAAACCGGTGCCGGGAATATAAAATTCAGGAAGGATTCAGCATCAGCCTGTTTGACGTTGCATCAGAAAATGATTTGCGCCTTTCATTTGAAAAGGATCAGCCCATGGTTAATTTCGGTTTTGTTGTTTGCGGCAACTTCACAAACCGCATCAAGGCACCGGGCCTTAATTCAAAGGGCTTTTCCAATCAGGCCGGTAGCGCAGGCATCCTATTTCTTCCCAAACAGGATGGCTGCCTTACCGTTCCAGGAAACCAGCGGGTCTGCCTGGTTCATGTCCATCTTTCCCCAACGGCATTTCATTCCCTGTTCTATCCGGACCGGGAGAACCTTCCAAACGGGCTTCAATCTATGATGGAGGGGCACAGAAATAAGGCCTGGCATTTCAGATCAGGACTCTCCACACATGCGGGAGACTGCTTGAACAGACTGATAACAGGCCCGGCGCCAGGTGCGCCGACTCATATTTTTTACCAGGGTATTGCCCTGGAGTTGCTTGCCGATCAAATTGCCCGGGCCAATACGACAAAGGCCCAGGTTTCCGGAATGAGTCTGGATGACCAGGACCGGGTGGTCCAGGCAAGAGATCTGCTGGTCCGGGATCTGTCCGCTCCCCCCTGCATGAAACAATTATCCAGGACAACCGGCCTGAACATGAATAAACTCCAACAGGGGTTTCGCCGTTTGTACGGACTTTCAGTCTTCCAATATCTCCAGTCTTTCAGGATCAAGGAGGCCAACCGTCTTTTTCACGAAACAGACATGAACGTCAGCCAGGCGGCATTTGCCGTTGGCTATACCAATGTCAGCCACTTCAGCCGGGCCTATAAAAAGCATTTCAATATCCTTCCTAAAAAGCATCTGTCCTGCATTAAAAGCATTTAACTGTTCGCGTCCAACCTATTTAAACTCCAACCGGATTTAAACCGTTGTGTGTTTCGGGGCATAAATCGGTTGGATTCGGGTAGAAACCGACAGTTCGATTCCCTATATTCTCCTTTTAGTTCTGCAAGCCAAAACATTTTAGGAGGATAAATGAAACTTAGTAGATATCTGTTTAAATTCCAAGGCTGGTGTATATGCTAAAAAAAACCACCTCGTTAACCCTGGCCCTTTCCGGACTGGTTATGCTGGTGACCAGCGTGATGCTCTATTTTGGCCCGGCCAGTCATGTAGGCCATTTTTGCCCTTGGTCGTTCTGGCATCTGTCCCGGCATCACTGGGGTGCACTTCATCTGAATTCAGGTATTTTGTTCTGCCTGGCCATGATTGTCCATGTATGGCTTAACTTCAAACTGCTTGTGGCCTATGTGAAAAAACAGAAAAAAGGATCACCTGCCATTGTCGTATCTTTGATCCTGACCCTTTACGTCTGCATCGGAGGGTACTTCGAACTCCCGCCCATGGGTCAGTTTCTGGGTATAGCCAGGTCGTTCAGGATTGATTCCATACAAAAATACGGCTCCCCGCCGTACGGGGCAGCCGCCCGATTCCCGGCACTTCATATTGCCCGTTACATGGGCTGGGATCCACAGCAGTCCCAGGTACAATTGAGCCAAAACAGCATTATGCTTGCCACCCCGGACCAGACCCTGTCGGACCTGGCCCAAAAGAATCACACCAGTATCGGACGATTGCTGGACATCATGTGCACCCATTCGAACAAAGGAACTCTCAAATGACTAACGTAAAGAACGTATTTAACGGCGACCATGTTATCAACTATGATCAAAACGCTGAAAAAATAGATTGGCTGGATCCTGCAATCACTTTCGGCATGGCTTACCGGTTTGTCAAACCCGGAGACCGTCTATTGGATATCGGGATTGGTACCGGATTGTCTTCTCAATTGTTTTACAAGGCCGGCCTTGAAATTCACGGGATTGATTTTTCCCCGAAAATGCTTGCCCGCTGCCGATCAAAACAGATGGCCAAAGAATTAAAAGAACATGATCTTTCCATCCTGCCCTACCCTTATGAATCAAACTCCATGGATCATGCCGTCTGCACAGGAGTAACACATCTTTTTAAAGACTTAACACCGATTTTTCAGGAACTTGCAAGAATCCTGAAATCCGGAGGCGTATTTGCCTTTGTGGTACCGGATCGCCAAGAAGACGAAGCCCGGGAGATCCAGGTGGAATCCCGGCATTCCCCCGGGGAAAAAGTCACCATTTTTTCTCATTCCATATTAAATATAAACACCCTGCTTGATTCATACGGTTTTGACCCACTTTTCAATTTAGCTTTTGAAGCCTCTGCCATCGGCCACCGCACTGCGCAATATAAAGCTTATGTGGTTAAAAAAACAGAACCCTCTACCTAATGTCACGAACTTGTCATTAAGTGTTTTACTTTACCACGAAGAACGCGAAGACCACGAAGGTATTAATATAGTAGACTTCGCGTCCTTCGTGATCTTGTGGTTCAAATCCAACTTAAAAGCACTCATTTTGAATAGGAAAAAATTTATGAAGGAACTCTGCACTATGATTACGTCCTGGACAGGTAAATGGATGTACCTAACCCTCATAGCCGCCCTTTTGATTTGTTCCGGCCAAAACCTCAAGGCCCAAGAATCGCTTAAAACAAATTTATCATCAGAAGAGAAGGCAGATAAATTGCCCTATCAGGCAGAAGCGGTGATTGTCACCGCACAAAAGCGCGAAGAAAATGTACAGGATATTTCGGACAGCATAACGGTGCTCGATGAACTGGACATTTCCGATGCGGGTATCACCGATATGGTCAGTCTTTCCACATATGTGCCCAACTTCGAATTTTATAACTTCGGCAGCCGTTGGCATTCCCAGACCTATATCCGCGGTATCAAAACCCTGAACAACAGTGAACCGTCAACCGGTTTGTATGTTGACGGCGTGAATTATTCCAAATCCTATCTGTTTGACTTCCCTTTATTTGATGTGGAACGGGTCGAGGTTCTGCGCGGTCCCCAGGGAACTTTGTACGGCCGTAACACCATGGCAGGCGTAATCAATATACACACCAGGACACCGGACAATGAAACCCGTGCACAGATTTCAGGGACATACGCAAGCGACAATGAAAAAACGATTCAAGGCCAAGTCCAAACACCCATTCTCAAGGACAAACTTTTTTTGGGAATCTCGGGGCTGATCTCTTCCAGTCACGGATACATGGAAAACGATATTGACGGTGTCGGCGAAGATGGCCGGCACAAAGACGGACAGGCCGGGAGAATAAAACTTCGTTACTTGCCTGCCCCAAAATGGGATATCACCTTGGGTCTGGATGCCCAGCACCATGACGACGGCGCGTTCCCTTTCCGCAGGACCCAGCGCAATTCATTTGTCAATGTGGGGATACTGGAAGCGGACGGCCCATATCACTATTCCCACGATTTTGACGGCACGTCCGAAAACGATTTCTGGGGGACAACCCTGAATACCTCGGTTGATACAACAATTGGCAAGGTCACATCCATTACAGGGTACCGGGACTTTAACAATGAGGATATCATTGATTCGGATTTCAGCCCGTTGGATGCGGCGCGCATGAAATATCTCCTGCAGGAGAGTAGCTTTTCCCAGGAACTTCGCATTGCATCGCCGGAAAATAAAACCGGCCCCAAATGGCTGGCCGGTATCTACTATTTTCACATCAACTCGGACAAGGAACGGATCAACTACTACCGATCCGCCATGGCAAACAGTCCGAGCAATCCCTTTGCCCCGGGAACCGGTGCCAGAAAGACCCAAAGCAAGGGGACCAACTTCGGGGAGGCCCTGTTCGGCCAGATCACCTGGCCTGTATTCAATACTCTGGATATCACCACAGGCCTTAGATATGAAATAGAGGACGCACAAATGGATGCCACTATTTTTTATACACCCGAGGGCGGGGCCACAAGCGCCACACAACAGCCCTATCAAGAGAGCCGGTTCACGGCATTGCTGCCTAAATTAAGTGTGGGATGGCATTTCATGGATGACAAAATGCTTTACACCACGGTTTCAAGGGCCCATCGCAGCGGCGGGTTTAACGATCCCAGTGTGGGTGGAGACCCTTATGATGAAGAGTACAGCTGGGTATATGAAGCCGGTATTAAGTCCGGATTTTTCCAAAACCGGCTTACGATCAACATTTGCGGATTTTATACGGATATTGAAGATGAACAGCTCACCCGCTTTGATGAATACAATCAGTCTTATCTTGAGAATGCAGGCGAATCCCACCGGCTGGGCATGGAGTTTGAGGCCGGCTGGTTCATTTCAAAGGACCTGGAAATTTTTGCATCGTTGACATGGGTTGAGGCCGAGTATGACAAGTATACCGACCCTGTCACAGGCCAGGATTTTCAAGGCAATACCACATTCGGGGTACCGGATTATACCTATACGTTAGGGTTTCAGTACAGACGTCCCCTGTGGGGAGAATGGAACGTTTTTTGCCGTGCGGAAGTGGCGGGAACCGGCCGTAGATTTTTCGATGATACCAATACTGTTAAAGAACCCGGATATGAAGTGGTCAACCTCAAACTGGGCCTGGAGGGTACCCATTGGGACGGCTATGTCTGGGCAAAAAATCTTTTTGATCGGCATTACTGCATTTTTGAAAATGTTGATCGGGGTATTACCGAGGATGGTAAACCTTTGACCATCGGCATAACTCTGTCATATAGATTTTAGGTCCTTGATTTTTCGGGCTCTTTCTTAATTTGTTGTAGGCTGTGCCTTATAGGTGTCGATAAACCGATCCGGACGTGGCCGTTATAACAAAGTTTTGGATAATTAAAACAATCCCGCCCTTTAAAATACAGGTTTATCCTGTATCTATATAAGGGATGTTATGTATAATAAAAAAACACGAATCAATTTAACATTTAAATAACGGCCATGGGCCGACCTGATATATCATCTGCCAGGCTCAGCCCACAACAAAGTTTGAAAGATCTGAATGACTTATCCAGACTTTCTTATAACGGTCACGGACCGTCCTTGGTCTTTGACCGTGGTTCGGACCACAACGAATATTGAAACATCTCTGTGGCTTACAGAGAGTTTCTTATAAAAAATATAATATTCATTTCTTTAAACACGCTAGGCAAAAAGAAGTAATCCATGCATGAACAATGACTGGATGGCTTACAAAATAGAACCGTCAACAAATTAAAAAGGGAATTAACCATGAGACCAAAAATACAAGCAGGCATCATGGCTGCTTTCACGGCAGACGCGTTGGCTCTGGGCGCACATTGGGTTTATGACGTATCCCAGATAAAAAACAAATACGGCCGTCTGGATTTTATGGCACCGCCTGAAATCGCACCTTTCCATAAAGGAAAAAAGAAAGGCGATTTCACCCATTATGGAGATCAGATGTTTTTGCTGCTTGAGTCCCTGTCATATTGCTCAGGGTTCGATATAGACAATTTTGCAACCCAGTGGAAGCTGATGTTTGATGATTATAAAGGCTGGGTGGACAGCGCAACAAAGGAAACATTGTCCAACTTTGAAGACGGAAAGTCCCCGGAAAAGGCCGGGTCCGGCTCAACAGATTTAGGTGGTGCATCCCGAATGGTTCCACTGGCACTTTTTTATGGAGAAGATCGCGAGACGTTGGTGGCCAACGCAGATAAACAGACTGCAATGACACACAATCATCCCCAGGTCAGGGAAAGCGCCCGTTTTTTTGCAAACGCTGCTATAGAGGCCGCTAAAGGTAGAAAGCCCATGGATTCTCTGGAAATGGCTCAAAAAGAACTCTCTTCCAATTCTGTGATCTACCAGATGATAACAGATGGACTTGAAAGTATCGATACAGATACGGAACAGGCCATTGCAGGTTTTGGCCAGATGTGTGAAACCCAGGCTGCCCTGCCCGGCACGATTCATCTGATCGCCAAATATCCCAATGACCTGGAAACAGCAATGATTGAAAATGTCATGGCCGGCGGAGATTCCTCTGCACGGGGAATCCTGAGTGCATTTATTCTGGGAATATGCAACGGGATGGACGCCATCCCAAAACAATGGATGGAAGACATGCGATTGGTTGAAAGAATCCGGTCCCTGGCCGGAATATCAGGCATGTAACGTTTACGCTTTAAAAACCCTCATAACCCAGATAAAAAAGAAAGGCGCAAAAAACAACACAAAGACCGTTGTGGCCGTAATACCGCCCAGCACCCCGATGCTGATGGCATTTTGCGCGCCTGACCCCGGGCCTGCAGCAAAGGCCAGGGGCATAACACCCAAAATGAAGGTCAGGGATGTCATCAGGATCGGCCGCAATCTTTGTTTGGTGGCAGTTATCGAGGCATCATAGGGCGACATGCCTGATTCAAAATTTGTTTTTGCAAACTCAATGATCAAAATTGCATTTTTGGCTGCCAAGGCGATTGTCATCAGCAGGCCGACCTGGAAATATACATCATTGGCCTGATCAGCGGCCCAGGTAGACAAGGTAGCGCCGAATATGCCAAGGGGCACGGTCAGCATAATTGCCAACGGGATGGCCCAACTTTCATAAAGCGCGGCCAATGACAGCAATACGGCAATAGTTGAGATGACATAGACCAGCCAGGCCTGCGCTCCGGCTTCTCTTTCTTCGTAGGATAATCCCGTCCATTCCACCCCTATGCTGCCCGGCAGTGATCCGGCAATACGGGAAACTTCGTTCAGCGCTTCTCCGGAGCTGATGCCCTGGGCGGCCTCACCCTGGATTTCCAAAGAGGAGGTGCCGCTAAACCGAGTTAATTTAGGCGGACCATAGGTCCATTCACCGGCGGAGAACTCGGCCAGCGGCACCATTCCCCCCGTGTTATTGCGAACGTACCACCTGTCGATGTCATCGGGTTGCATGCGGTATGGCGCATCCGCCTGCACATAAACACGCTTGATCCGCCCGTCCAATAAAAAATCATTCACGTATGTCCCCCCCAATGCCGTTGTCAGAGTCTGGTTGATTGTTTCAATGGGAACCCCCATGGCCCGAGCTTTGGACAGGTCAAGATCGATGTCGTATTGGGGACTTGGGGCCAGTCCGTTGAAACGGACACGGGTTAAAAGCTCACTTTGGTTGGCCTGGTCTAAAAACTGCTTCATGGCGCTGTTTAAGGTATCCTGTCCCTTGCCGCTTCGGTCCACAAGCTGAAATTCGAAACCGCCGGCATTACCCAGAGCAGAGACGGGCGGCGGCACAATGGGAATGATCATGGCATCCTGAACAGCCGATAATTGTTGCCCTGCCATCTCACTGATTTTAAACACACCCAGGTCCTTACTGCGCTCATCCCAGGGTTTCATTTTAATAAACGCGATCCCCACATTCTGACTCCTGCCGGAAAAACTGAAGCCTGCGGCAGTAAAAAGGCCGTCCACCGCGCCTTTCACAGTATCAAGGTAAAAATCTTCCACTTGCTTATTTTTTTCAATTGTCTGCCCAAGGGTTGAACCGACCGGTCCGTTAATCAGTGTCATCATTCTGCCCTGGTCCTCCTGGGGCAAAAAGGAGGTCGGAATTTTTAAAAAAAGAACAATGGTCACTGC
This window of the uncultured Desulfobacter sp. genome carries:
- a CDS encoding DNA ligase codes for the protein MPDFVKTIYCKINKMCLIGTMLSVFLCTVCTAETPHLQKARSYTGNEDITGWVMSEKLDGIRGYWDGNRLLTRKGRPLHPPPWFIENFPAFELDGELWSKQGEFEFIQSVVLDAKPGSGWEKINYHIFEAPNQKGTFLKRLERVKKWFASHPNSHVRVIPQTLVQDRSDLDHFVIDVQSRGGEGVILKNSNMPYHTGRSEHVLKVKKARDMEGLVIGINKGKGKYKNAMGSLTLKLENGVIFKLGTGFSDMVRYNPPAVGTTVTFKYHGFSINGVPKFASFLRVRAD
- a CDS encoding AraC family transcriptional regulator, translating into MVSTHFNKNCPRQMEYPTTPDAKVNGSRNVLVQSIPNLKDTTVQNRCREYKIQEGFSISLFDVASENDLRLSFEKDQPMVNFGFVVCGNFTNRIKAPGLNSKGFSNQAGSAGILFLPKQDGCLTVPGNQRVCLVHVHLSPTAFHSLFYPDRENLPNGLQSMMEGHRNKAWHFRSGLSTHAGDCLNRLITGPAPGAPTHIFYQGIALELLADQIARANTTKAQVSGMSLDDQDRVVQARDLLVRDLSAPPCMKQLSRTTGLNMNKLQQGFRRLYGLSVFQYLQSFRIKEANRLFHETDMNVSQAAFAVGYTNVSHFSRAYKKHFNILPKKHLSCIKSI
- a CDS encoding DUF4405 domain-containing protein gives rise to the protein MLKKTTSLTLALSGLVMLVTSVMLYFGPASHVGHFCPWSFWHLSRHHWGALHLNSGILFCLAMIVHVWLNFKLLVAYVKKQKKGSPAIVVSLILTLYVCIGGYFELPPMGQFLGIARSFRIDSIQKYGSPPYGAAARFPALHIARYMGWDPQQSQVQLSQNSIMLATPDQTLSDLAQKNHTSIGRLLDIMCTHSNKGTLK
- a CDS encoding class I SAM-dependent methyltransferase, with translation MTNVKNVFNGDHVINYDQNAEKIDWLDPAITFGMAYRFVKPGDRLLDIGIGTGLSSQLFYKAGLEIHGIDFSPKMLARCRSKQMAKELKEHDLSILPYPYESNSMDHAVCTGVTHLFKDLTPIFQELARILKSGGVFAFVVPDRQEDEAREIQVESRHSPGEKVTIFSHSILNINTLLDSYGFDPLFNLAFEASAIGHRTAQYKAYVVKKTEPST
- a CDS encoding TonB-dependent receptor, producing the protein MKELCTMITSWTGKWMYLTLIAALLICSGQNLKAQESLKTNLSSEEKADKLPYQAEAVIVTAQKREENVQDISDSITVLDELDISDAGITDMVSLSTYVPNFEFYNFGSRWHSQTYIRGIKTLNNSEPSTGLYVDGVNYSKSYLFDFPLFDVERVEVLRGPQGTLYGRNTMAGVINIHTRTPDNETRAQISGTYASDNEKTIQGQVQTPILKDKLFLGISGLISSSHGYMENDIDGVGEDGRHKDGQAGRIKLRYLPAPKWDITLGLDAQHHDDGAFPFRRTQRNSFVNVGILEADGPYHYSHDFDGTSENDFWGTTLNTSVDTTIGKVTSITGYRDFNNEDIIDSDFSPLDAARMKYLLQESSFSQELRIASPENKTGPKWLAGIYYFHINSDKERINYYRSAMANSPSNPFAPGTGARKTQSKGTNFGEALFGQITWPVFNTLDITTGLRYEIEDAQMDATIFYTPEGGATSATQQPYQESRFTALLPKLSVGWHFMDDKMLYTTVSRAHRSGGFNDPSVGGDPYDEEYSWVYEAGIKSGFFQNRLTINICGFYTDIEDEQLTRFDEYNQSYLENAGESHRLGMEFEAGWFISKDLEIFASLTWVEAEYDKYTDPVTGQDFQGNTTFGVPDYTYTLGFQYRRPLWGEWNVFCRAEVAGTGRRFFDDTNTVKEPGYEVVNLKLGLEGTHWDGYVWAKNLFDRHYCIFENVDRGITEDGKPLTIGITLSYRF
- a CDS encoding ADP-ribosylglycohydrolase family protein, which gives rise to MRPKIQAGIMAAFTADALALGAHWVYDVSQIKNKYGRLDFMAPPEIAPFHKGKKKGDFTHYGDQMFLLLESLSYCSGFDIDNFATQWKLMFDDYKGWVDSATKETLSNFEDGKSPEKAGSGSTDLGGASRMVPLALFYGEDRETLVANADKQTAMTHNHPQVRESARFFANAAIEAAKGRKPMDSLEMAQKELSSNSVIYQMITDGLESIDTDTEQAIAGFGQMCETQAALPGTIHLIAKYPNDLETAMIENVMAGGDSSARGILSAFILGICNGMDAIPKQWMEDMRLVERIRSLAGISGM